From a region of the Halanaerobium hydrogeniformans genome:
- a CDS encoding PucR family transcriptional regulator, whose translation MNLTVEAILKCDFMEGARLLAGISALEKEIKYVDIIEVPDVINWINEGGFYLTTGYSFKDDLQSQKELVQTLAAKESAALCIKKGRYFSEIPEIIIKTANELNYPIIELPQDKSYVDILLPLSSMLLDKKTYLLKHSEKIHQDLTDVVLSGGGLDHLAQTLYKLIDKSVLIQDREQKKLVFVGDKENLLENEIYIPETELKKMLLKENINLIKLEGQFRLITPVKVSGNILGYVSIFSGQNRNIEKIDYRALQHAATVIALEMLKEKEKNEVEKRLKIDLFNDLIQKNYNSEEIIINRALNLNWDLEKNYLVIVFEIDDFESYYRDLEERQEYQIKDIQDKIKRIIRRRLLYEHKDLIVINKSSSFIVFYNCAKLDQENRKAKSLAFAENIAAEIEKEIASIKLFVGFGGHYQGLDGIRKSYQQARQAIEMGKKINKESNLFHYDDLGIFKVLVKLDNRECLSEFNKEMLGPLLKDENSDLLKTIEALLSSFNNKREAARKLNIHRNTLDYRIKKIAKLLDVDLQNSENWLNLYLAFKVKQML comes from the coding sequence TTGAACCTGACAGTTGAGGCTATTTTAAAATGCGATTTTATGGAAGGGGCCAGATTGCTTGCTGGAATATCTGCCTTAGAAAAAGAGATAAAATATGTTGATATCATTGAGGTCCCTGATGTAATTAACTGGATAAATGAAGGTGGTTTTTATCTAACCACCGGTTATTCTTTTAAAGATGACCTGCAGTCTCAAAAAGAGCTTGTTCAAACTCTGGCTGCAAAAGAAAGTGCTGCTTTATGTATCAAAAAAGGCCGTTATTTTTCGGAGATTCCCGAAATAATTATCAAAACCGCCAATGAGCTTAATTATCCAATCATCGAACTTCCCCAGGATAAATCTTATGTGGATATACTACTGCCTTTAAGTAGTATGCTTTTAGATAAAAAAACCTATTTATTAAAACACTCAGAAAAGATCCATCAGGATTTAACAGATGTTGTTTTAAGTGGGGGTGGTTTAGATCATCTGGCCCAGACCTTATATAAGCTGATCGATAAATCTGTTTTAATCCAGGATAGAGAACAAAAAAAGTTGGTTTTTGTTGGTGATAAAGAAAATCTCCTGGAAAATGAAATATATATTCCAGAAACGGAATTAAAAAAAATGCTTTTAAAAGAAAATATAAATTTGATCAAATTAGAAGGTCAATTCAGGTTGATTACTCCGGTTAAGGTTTCAGGTAATATATTAGGATATGTTTCCATATTTTCAGGTCAGAACAGGAATATAGAGAAGATAGATTATCGGGCTTTACAACATGCAGCAACAGTTATTGCACTTGAGATGCTGAAAGAAAAAGAAAAAAATGAAGTGGAAAAAAGGCTTAAAATTGACCTTTTTAATGATTTAATCCAGAAAAATTATAATTCTGAAGAAATAATAATAAATCGAGCCTTAAATTTGAACTGGGATTTAGAAAAAAATTATCTGGTAATAGTTTTTGAAATAGATGATTTTGAAAGTTACTACCGGGATCTAGAAGAAAGACAGGAATATCAGATCAAAGATATTCAGGATAAGATCAAGCGGATAATCAGAAGACGCTTACTGTATGAACACAAAGACCTGATCGTGATCAATAAGAGCTCCTCTTTTATTGTTTTTTATAATTGTGCCAAGCTTGATCAGGAAAATAGAAAAGCAAAAAGTCTTGCATTTGCTGAAAATATAGCAGCTGAAATCGAAAAAGAAATAGCCAGCATAAAACTATTCGTAGGCTTTGGAGGACATTATCAGGGTTTAGATGGTATTCGAAAAAGTTATCAGCAGGCCAGACAGGCAATCGAGATGGGTAAAAAAATTAATAAAGAGAGCAATCTTTTTCACTATGATGATCTTGGTATTTTTAAGGTCCTGGTAAAATTAGATAACAGGGAGTGTTTAAGCGAATTCAACAAAGAGATGCTTGGGCCACTGCTGAAAGACGAGAACAGTGATCTTTTAAAAACCATCGAAGCTCTATTGAGCTCTTTTAATAATAAAAGGGAAGCAGCTAGAAAGCTCAACATCCACCGTAACACCCTTGATTATCGGATTAAAAAAATTGCCAAATTGCTGGATGTAGATCTGCAAAATAGTGAGAACTGGTTAAACCTATATCTAGCTTTTAAGGTTAAACAGATGCTTTAA
- a CDS encoding aspartate/glutamate racemase family protein, whose product MLQKTIAVIRVVTLDNAMERNKHALILKRHYPQFNFVTFTIPDQKEGVHDFKSHQKSIPKIIKLVEQIKNEVDAVLISCAADPAVAELEQFLDIPVCGTGASSARFALNLTDKVAVVGMGKFKIDEIVGILGDNLVDYQLLKNAKTTNQLNTPKGKIELIKAVKNIHKQASAVILACTGMSSMEITDHLEKSFELPVIDPLVTGALFLKKELRAAEAKEFREEKT is encoded by the coding sequence ATGCTGCAAAAAACGATTGCTGTAATCAGGGTGGTAACTTTAGACAATGCAATGGAGAGGAACAAGCATGCTCTAATCTTAAAAAGGCACTATCCCCAATTTAACTTTGTAACTTTTACGATACCTGATCAAAAAGAAGGGGTGCATGATTTTAAATCACATCAAAAATCTATCCCTAAAATTATCAAACTGGTTGAGCAGATAAAAAATGAGGTTGATGCAGTATTAATTAGTTGTGCTGCAGATCCAGCTGTTGCTGAATTAGAGCAGTTTTTGGATATTCCCGTCTGTGGGACCGGTGCCAGCTCAGCTCGTTTTGCCTTAAATTTAACTGATAAGGTAGCTGTAGTAGGAATGGGCAAATTTAAAATTGACGAAATTGTTGGAATTTTAGGAGATAATTTAGTAGATTATCAGCTCCTTAAAAATGCTAAAACAACCAATCAATTAAATACTCCAAAAGGAAAAATAGAATTAATCAAAGCAGTAAAAAACATTCACAAGCAAGCATCAGCAGTTATCCTAGCCTGTACTGGTATGTCGTCGATGGAGATAACAGATCATCTGGAAAAAAGTTTTGAACTTCCTGTTATAGATCCCTTAGTTACAGGAGCCTTGTTTTTAAAAAAAGAGCTGCGGGCTGCTGAAGCTAAAGAATTTAGGGAGGAAAAGACATGA
- a CDS encoding DUF1177 domain-containing protein produces MILKEVIDIYDLLDRADASGKELADYLRDNGADKVEVTNIEGEKGTTDGLKITIEGATKNAPVLGIVGRLGGIGARPEIKGFVSDGDGALTTLAAALKLARMKKRGDQLQGDVVLTTHICPDAPTREHEPVPFMDSPIDMEAMNKHEVCEEMDAILSIDTTKGNRVLNNNGFAISPTIKEGYILKVSEDLLSIMETVTGKKAYVLPVTQQDITPYSNGLFHINSIFQPAVATAAPVVGVAITTDMPVAGCASGASNFSDIESAGRFVIETAKCFTEKKCSFFDEKEYKKLIKLYGDLKQFQTVGIK; encoded by the coding sequence ATGATTTTAAAAGAAGTAATCGATATTTATGATCTCTTAGACAGAGCAGATGCCAGTGGTAAAGAGCTCGCAGATTATTTAAGGGATAATGGTGCTGACAAGGTAGAAGTTACCAATATAGAAGGAGAAAAAGGTACCACCGATGGATTAAAGATAACCATTGAGGGGGCAACGAAAAATGCTCCGGTTTTAGGGATCGTGGGCCGACTGGGTGGTATAGGTGCCAGACCAGAAATTAAAGGTTTTGTTTCTGATGGAGATGGAGCTTTAACAACTCTGGCAGCTGCTTTAAAACTTGCCAGAATGAAAAAACGAGGTGATCAACTCCAGGGTGATGTGGTACTGACAACCCATATTTGTCCAGATGCACCGACCAGAGAACACGAGCCAGTTCCTTTTATGGATTCACCAATCGACATGGAGGCCATGAACAAACATGAAGTCTGTGAAGAAATGGATGCAATTTTGTCTATTGATACAACAAAGGGCAACAGAGTTTTAAACAACAATGGTTTTGCGATTTCTCCGACCATCAAAGAAGGCTATATATTGAAGGTCAGTGAGGACCTTTTATCAATCATGGAAACGGTTACCGGGAAAAAAGCTTATGTATTACCTGTGACCCAGCAGGATATAACACCATATAGCAATGGATTATTTCATATAAACAGTATTTTTCAGCCTGCCGTAGCTACAGCAGCACCTGTTGTGGGAGTAGCGATTACAACCGATATGCCTGTTGCTGGCTGTGCCAGTGGGGCAAGTAATTTTTCTGATATAGAAAGTGCAGGTAGGTTTGTAATAGAAACTGCTAAATGTTTTACAGAGAAAAAATGCAGTTTTTTTGATGAAAAAGAATATAAAAAGTTGATCAAACTTTATGGTGATTTAAAGCAGTTTCAAACAGTTGGGATCAAATAA
- a CDS encoding ABC transporter substrate-binding protein — translation MSRKSTLMLTFVFILSILIFSAGFVSAQRNIVSMSMNQDIDTIDPSKTTDWTEAMAILNMYDSLVIPNPDGTMAPLVAREWDYSDDGMNYTFYLNEGIKFHDGRELTAEDVVFSFERMLDLGQGYSWLWSDVVEDVQAADQYTVEVKMQEPYAPFISTLPWLAILNKEQLMENEVDGDYGQDWLLENDAGSGPYRFKSWDRGTELVFERFEDYFRGWHENPVDEVRARIIYSDSTVLSEMRTGNLTIADHYREVESYGRMESLDGVNIETAQTGEIFYLKMNTQKAPVDDIHVRRALSWAFDYETFNELISPGTEQAQGPVPQVIPGHNPDVFQYEFDLEKAREELAKSDYEPGEISIDFVYVEGMERQRRLGLMFKQDLEEIGIELNISSETWGRITDLASSVETTPHITNIYSAANYPDPDNYLFTAYHSSASGTWMSMEWLEDEEIDELILEARRTMDREEREAIYHEIQDKLVDQAPSIYVYSLLKRYALQDYLEGFKFVPVMSFEYDFYKMSIAD, via the coding sequence ATGAGTAGAAAGAGTACCTTGATGCTGACATTTGTTTTTATCTTGTCTATTTTGATTTTTTCGGCAGGCTTTGTAAGTGCTCAAAGAAATATTGTGAGCATGAGCATGAATCAGGATATTGATACGATCGATCCTTCTAAAACCACTGATTGGACAGAAGCGATGGCAATTCTTAATATGTATGATTCACTTGTAATTCCAAATCCTGATGGTACTATGGCTCCCCTTGTTGCTAGAGAATGGGATTATAGTGATGATGGAATGAACTATACATTTTACTTAAATGAAGGGATTAAATTTCACGATGGCAGGGAGTTAACTGCAGAGGATGTAGTGTTTTCTTTTGAAAGGATGCTTGATTTGGGACAGGGTTATTCCTGGCTCTGGTCTGATGTAGTGGAAGACGTTCAGGCAGCTGATCAATATACGGTAGAGGTTAAAATGCAGGAACCATATGCTCCTTTTATTTCAACATTACCCTGGCTTGCTATTTTAAACAAAGAACAGCTCATGGAAAATGAAGTAGATGGAGACTATGGTCAGGACTGGCTCTTAGAAAATGATGCTGGTTCAGGTCCTTATAGATTTAAAAGTTGGGACAGGGGAACCGAATTGGTTTTTGAAAGATTTGAAGATTATTTTAGAGGCTGGCATGAAAATCCTGTAGATGAGGTTAGAGCCCGGATTATCTATTCTGATTCAACTGTACTTTCAGAAATGAGAACCGGTAACCTGACGATAGCTGACCACTACCGAGAGGTAGAAAGTTATGGCAGGATGGAAAGCCTGGATGGGGTAAACATTGAAACCGCTCAAACTGGAGAAATCTTTTATCTTAAAATGAATACCCAAAAAGCACCTGTTGATGATATCCATGTTAGAAGGGCACTTTCCTGGGCTTTTGATTATGAAACCTTTAATGAGTTAATAAGTCCTGGAACAGAACAGGCACAGGGGCCAGTACCACAGGTTATACCAGGTCATAATCCGGATGTTTTCCAGTATGAATTTGATCTTGAGAAAGCTAGAGAAGAACTGGCAAAAAGTGATTATGAACCCGGTGAAATCTCAATTGATTTTGTTTATGTAGAAGGTATGGAAAGGCAGCGTCGACTGGGTCTGATGTTCAAGCAAGATTTAGAAGAAATAGGTATAGAACTTAACATCAGCTCTGAAACCTGGGGTAGAATAACAGATTTAGCTTCCTCAGTAGAAACAACACCTCATATAACAAATATCTATAGTGCTGCCAATTATCCAGACCCTGATAACTATTTATTTACCGCTTACCATTCTTCAGCTTCTGGAACCTGGATGTCCATGGAGTGGCTGGAGGATGAAGAAATTGATGAATTAATTTTGGAAGCCAGAAGGACAATGGATCGAGAAGAAAGAGAAGCAATATACCACGAAATACAAGATAAACTAGTAGATCAAGCACCCAGTATATATGTCTATTCATTACTGAAAAGATATGCCCTGCAGGATTATCTTGAAGGTTTTAAATTTGTACCAGTAATGTCTTTTGAATATGACTTCTATAAAATGAGCATTGCAGATTAA
- a CDS encoding ABC transporter permease, translating into MKYIEYILKRLIYSLVVLFGLSVIIFIISRVIPGDPARMALGPHATREQVEALRQSMGLNLSLVEQYFMYIGNLFRGDFGISLISRRNVLVDLRLYFPATLELIIYTIIWVVIIGVPMGVISAAKKDSKIDNFFKTLSFSAVVAPAFIIGLAFQLIFGYALNIMPITGRLSSALTAPPRISGMLSFDALLQGEFQVFFNSLRHILLPSLALSMPGIGQVSRITRASMLEVGSKDYISVMHSYGVPDGIINFVYMLKPAFIPSLNIIGMTFASLLGNAFLIEQVFSWPGVARYGINALLQVDFNALMGVVLLIGAVFLATNFIIDLLMGLLDPRVRLSEED; encoded by the coding sequence ATGAAATATATTGAATATATATTAAAAAGATTAATCTATTCACTGGTGGTTCTTTTTGGGCTTTCTGTGATCATATTTATTATTTCCAGGGTTATACCTGGTGATCCGGCAAGAATGGCCCTGGGACCACATGCAACCCGAGAACAGGTTGAAGCTTTAAGACAGTCGATGGGGCTTAACCTTTCTTTAGTAGAACAGTATTTTATGTATATCGGTAATTTATTCAGGGGAGACTTTGGTATATCCCTGATTTCTAGAAGAAATGTTTTGGTAGATTTAAGATTATATTTCCCGGCAACACTTGAACTTATAATTTATACCATTATCTGGGTAGTAATAATCGGTGTTCCGATGGGAGTTATTTCGGCAGCAAAAAAAGACAGCAAAATTGATAACTTTTTTAAAACTCTTTCTTTTTCCGCCGTGGTAGCCCCTGCTTTTATTATCGGTCTGGCTTTTCAATTAATATTTGGTTATGCTTTAAACATCATGCCGATTACAGGCCGTTTAAGTTCTGCTTTAACAGCTCCCCCCCGAATCAGTGGTATGCTTAGCTTTGATGCTTTGCTGCAGGGAGAATTTCAGGTCTTTTTTAATTCTCTGCGCCATATTCTTTTACCTTCTCTTGCCCTATCGATGCCTGGTATCGGCCAGGTTTCTAGAATCACAAGGGCCAGCATGCTTGAGGTTGGCAGTAAAGATTATATTTCTGTCATGCATTCTTATGGAGTACCAGATGGAATAATAAACTTCGTTTATATGCTAAAACCAGCCTTTATCCCCAGTTTAAACATTATCGGGATGACCTTTGCCTCATTATTGGGCAATGCCTTTTTAATAGAACAGGTTTTTTCCTGGCCGGGAGTAGCTAGATATGGTATCAATGCCCTTCTTCAGGTTGATTTTAATGCCCTGATGGGTGTTGTACTGCTTATCGGAGCAGTTTTTTTAGCTACCAACTTTATTATAGATCTGCTGATGGGTCTACTTGATCCCAGGGTCAGATTATCAGAGGAGGATTAA
- a CDS encoding ABC transporter permease, with the protein MSLLKNEKLKENWYRFSQNKTSVIGLIIVLTIIILAIFAPYLTPYPGHRGAQIDFRNTFQSPSRSNIFGTDDVGRDVFTRVIFGFRFSLLLSAIVLLIGVPIGTILGLTAGYFGGTVEMVILRFTDMMLSIPPLVMALSISAVLTPNLRNMMIALGAIWWTWYTRLVRSIVVSIRNENFIKSLKLMGVGHLHIMFKEILPNCISEILVKVTLDIAFIIQLGAGLSFLGLGAQPPRPALGTMIAQGTYHLPTDWWMTVFPALAILLLVFGFNWLGDGLKDMLDVEL; encoded by the coding sequence ATGTCTTTGCTAAAAAATGAGAAATTAAAAGAAAACTGGTATAGATTTTCGCAGAATAAGACCTCTGTTATCGGTCTTATTATAGTACTTACGATCATAATTCTGGCTATTTTTGCACCATATTTAACACCTTATCCAGGTCATAGAGGGGCCCAAATTGATTTTAGAAATACTTTTCAGAGTCCCAGTCGGAGCAATATTTTTGGTACCGATGATGTGGGAAGAGATGTATTTACAAGGGTAATCTTTGGCTTTCGCTTTTCCCTCCTTTTATCTGCGATAGTGCTTTTGATTGGGGTACCGATCGGGACCATTCTCGGTCTGACAGCAGGCTATTTTGGTGGCACGGTAGAAATGGTAATCTTGAGATTTACCGACATGATGCTCAGCATACCACCTCTGGTGATGGCTCTCTCTATTAGTGCTGTTTTAACTCCGAATTTAAGAAATATGATGATAGCCCTTGGAGCTATCTGGTGGACCTGGTATACTAGACTTGTCAGGTCGATTGTTGTTTCGATTAGAAATGAAAATTTTATTAAATCTTTGAAGTTGATGGGGGTTGGCCACCTTCATATTATGTTTAAAGAAATATTACCTAACTGCATCTCTGAAATTCTGGTCAAGGTAACCCTTGATATAGCTTTTATCATCCAGCTTGGGGCAGGACTCAGCTTTTTAGGGCTGGGAGCTCAACCACCGAGACCAGCGTTGGGAACTATGATTGCTCAGGGGACTTATCACCTGCCAACAGACTGGTGGATGACCGTTTTTCCGGCTTTAGCCATCCTTTTATTGGTTTTTGGTTTCAACTGGCTGGGAGATGGGTTAAAGGATATGCTTGATGTAGAATTGTAA
- a CDS encoding ABC transporter ATP-binding protein — protein MPNNYLMEVKDLYIEFERYAGRAKVLNGVSLNISAGERVGLVGESGCGKSLTVKTIMGLLPEKRIKVSGKIKYKGQEILKANDAIRKKITGKEMVMIFQDPMTSLNPVFTVEKQMMENIWWNYYPQSNGFSLFKKKSKKKKAELKALIEKTLNEVRLSDSERILNSYPFQLSGGMRQRVLIAMALASQPSLLIADEPGTALDVTTQKQIVKLLDDLIRKKGLATLMITHNLGLVRENTDKVYIMYGGNIVESAATEKIFSNPLHPYTRGLLDSVPKLTAEGVGSGIEGTVPNYFEVGEGCRFEPRCSYRIEKCKLQRPELKAEEDGHFVACFNLPGKEENNG, from the coding sequence TTGCCAAATAATTATTTGATGGAAGTTAAAGATCTTTATATAGAATTTGAAAGATATGCCGGTAGGGCTAAAGTATTAAACGGGGTTAGCTTAAATATTTCAGCCGGTGAAAGGGTAGGACTGGTTGGAGAAAGTGGTTGTGGTAAATCCCTAACTGTTAAAACTATTATGGGTCTGCTGCCGGAAAAAAGAATAAAGGTATCAGGTAAGATAAAATATAAGGGTCAGGAAATACTGAAGGCTAATGATGCAATAAGAAAAAAGATAACCGGTAAAGAGATGGTTATGATTTTTCAGGACCCGATGACCTCATTGAACCCGGTATTTACGGTTGAAAAGCAGATGATGGAAAACATCTGGTGGAATTACTATCCTCAAAGCAATGGATTTTCTCTTTTTAAAAAGAAAAGCAAAAAGAAAAAAGCAGAACTTAAAGCCCTGATAGAAAAAACTTTAAATGAGGTAAGACTTTCTGATAGTGAAAGGATCCTTAACAGCTATCCTTTTCAATTAAGTGGTGGGATGAGACAGCGAGTATTGATCGCAATGGCTCTTGCCAGTCAGCCCAGCCTCTTAATTGCTGATGAACCTGGTACAGCTCTTGATGTTACAACTCAAAAGCAGATCGTTAAATTGCTTGATGATCTGATCAGGAAAAAAGGACTGGCAACATTGATGATCACCCATAATCTGGGTTTAGTTAGAGAAAATACAGATAAGGTCTATATTATGTATGGAGGTAATATTGTGGAAAGTGCAGCAACCGAAAAAATATTTTCAAATCCCCTCCATCCTTACACGAGAGGACTACTGGACTCTGTACCAAAATTAACGGCTGAAGGAGTCGGAAGTGGAATAGAAGGAACCGTTCCCAATTATTTTGAAGTAGGGGAAGGCTGTCGTTTTGAACCACGCTGCAGTTACAGGATCGAGAAATGCAAACTGCAGAGACCGGAACTCAAAGCAGAAGAGGATGGACATTTTGTAGCCTGTTTTAATCTGCCGGGAAAGGAAGAAAACAATGGCTGA
- a CDS encoding ABC transporter ATP-binding protein: MAEKILEVENLKKHFVLEKGVFIKKNKIIKAVNDVSFSINKGEIFGLVGESGSGKSTVGNCIVGLYKPTSGKIYYKSERIDQIALQEKETKKYRDGIQMVFQDPTSSLNPRRTVRQILEVPLKKYRKIKGRKNLDREIKKLIKMVELSPGNINKFPRSLSGGQKQRVSIARVLACDPEFIVLDEPTSALDVSVQAKVIKILNELRKNMELSYLFITHDLSLMRNIADQVMVMYLGQACELADNESLYNNPSHPYTRTLLSAIPVVSEAEEKLKPKDTEVEGEIPNPSNIPDGCSFHNRCDKAFAKCSQLEPEFIEIAPGHFVRCHLYAKRGE, encoded by the coding sequence ATGGCTGAAAAGATCTTAGAGGTTGAAAATCTCAAAAAACACTTTGTGCTTGAAAAAGGCGTTTTTATTAAAAAAAATAAAATCATTAAGGCTGTAAATGATGTCAGTTTTTCTATCAATAAGGGTGAGATTTTTGGTCTGGTGGGAGAATCAGGTTCAGGCAAAAGTACGGTAGGTAACTGTATTGTCGGTCTATATAAACCAACTTCTGGTAAGATTTATTATAAATCAGAGCGGATCGACCAAATTGCTTTACAGGAAAAAGAGACAAAAAAATATCGGGATGGAATTCAGATGGTTTTTCAGGATCCAACTTCTTCTTTAAATCCAAGGCGGACAGTTAGACAGATCTTAGAAGTTCCCTTAAAAAAATATAGAAAGATTAAGGGAAGAAAAAATTTGGATAGAGAGATTAAAAAACTGATTAAGATGGTTGAATTATCACCCGGTAATATAAATAAATTTCCTCGTTCTTTAAGTGGTGGACAAAAACAGCGGGTCTCAATCGCCAGGGTTTTAGCCTGTGATCCTGAATTTATAGTTTTAGATGAACCCACTTCTGCCCTTGATGTTTCGGTTCAGGCTAAGGTTATTAAAATCTTAAATGAACTAAGAAAAAACATGGAGCTATCCTACCTTTTTATTACCCATGATCTAAGTTTAATGAGGAATATAGCCGATCAGGTAATGGTTATGTATTTAGGTCAGGCATGTGAATTAGCCGACAATGAAAGTTTATATAATAATCCATCTCATCCTTATACTAGAACATTATTAAGTGCGATACCGGTTGTATCTGAAGCAGAAGAAAAACTCAAGCCAAAGGATACAGAGGTAGAGGGTGAGATTCCGAACCCAAGTAATATACCGGATGGATGCAGTTTTCATAATCGTTGTGATAAGGCTTTTGCCAAATGTAGTCAGCTTGAACCGGAATTTATAGAAATAGCTCCCGGTCATTTTGTTAGATGTCATCTATATGCCAAAAGGGGTGAGTAA
- a CDS encoding nitrilase-related carbon-nitrogen hydrolase, with translation MSKIKQRKLKLALVQLKCELGNLKYNKDKILEHLGNAKAEGADIVCLPELATTGYNLELMGNDIYDLSVGLDDDYLKYFCNFAKEQKINIILPLSLKEENGDIYNTALVINRQGEIIGRYDKAHLFLHEKRFYNSGESYHIFELEGVKFGIIICYDLGFPEAARKMALQGAKILFVPSAWRIQDIGIWDLNTRQRALENNLFLCGVNRVGSEEDLYLFGGSRVVNPHGQITASASQGNEEVLITEIDLEEVEKARDYYQYLFARRKDLDEDLS, from the coding sequence GTGAGTAAAATTAAGCAAAGAAAACTAAAACTTGCACTTGTCCAGTTAAAATGTGAATTAGGCAATTTAAAGTATAACAAAGATAAAATTTTAGAACATCTAGGTAATGCAAAGGCCGAGGGGGCTGATATTGTCTGTCTACCTGAGCTTGCTACTACCGGCTATAATCTTGAACTTATGGGAAACGATATTTATGATTTAAGTGTTGGGCTAGATGATGATTATTTAAAATATTTTTGTAATTTTGCCAAAGAGCAAAAAATAAATATAATTTTACCCCTATCTTTAAAAGAGGAAAATGGAGATATATACAATACCGCCTTAGTTATCAACAGACAGGGGGAAATCATCGGTAGATATGATAAAGCCCATCTTTTTTTACATGAAAAGAGATTTTATAACTCCGGAGAAAGTTATCATATTTTTGAACTTGAGGGAGTAAAATTCGGGATCATAATTTGTTATGATCTAGGTTTTCCGGAAGCAGCAAGAAAAATGGCCCTACAGGGAGCAAAAATATTATTTGTGCCTTCAGCCTGGAGAATTCAGGATATAGGTATCTGGGATTTAAACACCAGACAGCGGGCTTTAGAAAACAATTTATTTTTATGTGGGGTTAACAGGGTTGGTTCGGAGGAAGACCTCTATTTATTCGGGGGAAGCAGGGTTGTAAATCCCCATGGTCAGATTACAGCCAGCGCCTCTCAGGGAAATGAAGAGGTACTAATCACTGAGATAGACCTTGAAGAAGTTGAAAAAGCCAGAGATTATTATCAGTATTTATTTGCAAGAAGAAAAGATTTAGATGAGGATCTGAGCTAA
- a CDS encoding NUDIX domain-containing protein, whose product MQYPEVVVGAVILNPDDEVLICRSTKWNNKYIIPGGHVELGEGMEEALIREVKEETGLDVHSIELLSLKDSLQSKDLDKHFIFIDYLCRTDSYQVTLNDEADLYEWVDLNEIEKYDLGQFVNSLLIELRDKNDPAHKTSIFYGY is encoded by the coding sequence ATGCAGTATCCAGAAGTGGTGGTTGGAGCGGTTATTTTAAACCCTGATGATGAGGTGTTAATCTGTCGTTCAACAAAATGGAATAATAAATATATAATACCAGGTGGTCATGTTGAACTGGGAGAGGGGATGGAGGAAGCTTTAATAAGAGAGGTAAAAGAAGAAACCGGGCTGGATGTTCATTCAATAGAGCTGCTTAGCCTCAAAGATAGCCTGCAGAGTAAAGACCTGGATAAGCATTTTATATTTATCGATTATCTCTGTAGGACCGATTCTTATCAGGTAACTTTAAATGATGAAGCCGACCTCTATGAGTGGGTGGATTTAAATGAAATAGAGAAATATGATCTAGGTCAATTTGTTAATTCATTATTAATTGAGCTTCGGGATAAAAATGATCCGGCCCATAAGACCTCTATATTTTACGGTTATTAA